The following proteins are co-located in the Aurantiacibacter atlanticus genome:
- a CDS encoding amidohydrolase family protein encodes MLRTFSLVLASSLLASTAYAQVQPPADQAQPPEETEVTEDENTRTAPPADPAPGQSVETEAAPEAETAEADDGAWDVNNPPGAIISQVPIQVDEGTWMDIDVSPDGSTIAFSLLGDIYTMPISGGTPTRIAEGLAWEVHPRFSPDGSRIAFTSDRGGGDNIWLMNANGADKRQLTDEDFRLLNQPTWSPDGQFIAAKKHFTTGRSLGTGEVWLYHVSGGSGVQLVERPNEQHQKELGEPIYAPDGRAIYYTRNITPGSTFIYAQDSNQDLFNIERYDLASGEITTAVSGLGGAVRPTPSPDGEMIAFVRRENLQSGLYVRNIATGAERRIYDDLDRDVQETWAVTGVYPNMGWTPDSRSIVFWAGGKIRRINADGSNLAEIPFSVNDTRSVLTAPHPRIPVIADQVDVTMPRFASVSPDGRTVVFESLGKLYTMPAGGGSMRRLTREGGNAREMYPSWSRDSDQIVYVHWTDDGLGEIRIMGANGRNMRTITSQPGHYARPQFSPDGRSVVFEKGEGGYLTAPEYSSNPGVYRVAATGGTPVLVSRDHAQPHFGAANDRIFMTGSEGGSQMLVSTDLNGQDARTHATGEMVTGYHVSPTGKFVAFTENYDAFVMPLMPGGQTVSVSGSGGNLPVVEVSDSAADFVHWASGGERLHWSLGPVLYAANLANLFPSAPPAEGEERASFTPPTSGISMLRTVQADRHDGALAITGARIITMAGEDGGVIENGTILIDGDIISAVGPAAEIVIPAGTPTLDASGRTIMPGIVDAHAHGPVSADGVVPQQNWSLMQALALGTTTIHDPSSDSPFFVAEDMQRTGMILAPRMFSTGRIIYGARNPYAYAQIDSLDDALDHVRRLRAEGASSVKNYNQPRREQRQMVVEAARRENMLVVAEGGSLFGMDLNLIADGNSTLEHNIPVEFLYEDVLQFMAQANTNYTPTLVVGYGGLAGDPYWRQATNVFEQPLLNAHTPPAILRAGNARRTTAPEGDFVDDDVAREAKKLSDRGVIVSIGAHGQQAGIAAHWEIWSFVRGGMTPLEALQTATISAARSLGMDSEIGSLETGKLADLVILAGNPLDNIRSTEQVETVVLGGRAYDARTLNETATGDARRAPYWWED; translated from the coding sequence ATGCTTCGCACATTCTCGCTTGTTCTCGCGTCCAGTCTCCTTGCCAGCACTGCCTATGCGCAGGTCCAGCCGCCAGCTGATCAGGCACAGCCGCCAGAGGAAACGGAAGTCACCGAAGACGAGAATACACGCACAGCGCCTCCCGCTGATCCAGCACCCGGGCAATCTGTAGAAACCGAGGCGGCTCCCGAGGCTGAAACCGCAGAAGCTGACGATGGGGCGTGGGATGTCAACAACCCGCCCGGAGCGATCATATCGCAGGTGCCCATTCAGGTGGATGAAGGCACGTGGATGGATATTGATGTCTCTCCTGACGGATCGACCATCGCCTTCTCCTTGCTCGGCGATATCTACACCATGCCGATCAGCGGCGGCACGCCCACGCGCATTGCTGAAGGGCTTGCCTGGGAAGTGCATCCGCGCTTTTCGCCTGATGGTAGCCGTATTGCTTTCACATCCGACCGGGGGGGCGGGGACAATATCTGGTTGATGAATGCGAATGGGGCGGACAAGCGCCAGTTGACCGATGAGGATTTCCGCCTCCTCAACCAGCCCACATGGTCGCCTGACGGGCAGTTTATCGCGGCGAAAAAGCATTTTACCACCGGCCGCTCGCTCGGCACCGGTGAAGTATGGCTCTACCATGTTTCGGGCGGGAGCGGCGTGCAACTGGTGGAACGGCCCAATGAACAGCACCAGAAGGAACTGGGCGAGCCAATCTATGCGCCCGATGGCCGTGCCATATATTACACTCGCAACATCACTCCTGGTTCCACCTTCATCTATGCGCAGGATTCCAATCAGGACCTGTTCAATATCGAACGCTATGATCTTGCATCGGGCGAGATAACGACGGCTGTCTCAGGCTTGGGAGGGGCGGTCCGCCCTACGCCTTCGCCCGATGGTGAAATGATCGCTTTTGTGCGGCGCGAAAACCTGCAGTCTGGCCTTTATGTCCGCAATATCGCGACTGGCGCAGAACGGCGTATTTATGATGATCTGGACCGTGACGTGCAGGAAACCTGGGCTGTTACGGGGGTCTATCCAAACATGGGCTGGACGCCCGACAGCCGTTCCATCGTATTTTGGGCAGGGGGCAAGATCCGCCGCATCAATGCGGATGGATCGAACCTGGCAGAGATTCCTTTCAGCGTGAACGATACGCGCAGCGTGCTCACAGCGCCGCATCCGCGCATCCCCGTCATCGCAGACCAGGTCGATGTGACGATGCCGCGTTTCGCCTCTGTGTCTCCTGATGGACGCACAGTCGTGTTTGAAAGCCTTGGCAAGCTTTACACCATGCCCGCCGGGGGCGGGAGCATGCGCCGCCTTACCAGAGAAGGCGGCAATGCCCGCGAAATGTATCCAAGCTGGTCGCGCGATAGTGATCAGATTGTCTATGTGCACTGGACCGATGACGGACTAGGTGAAATTCGCATCATGGGTGCGAATGGGCGCAACATGCGCACGATCACCAGCCAGCCGGGCCATTACGCGCGTCCGCAATTTTCTCCCGATGGCCGCAGCGTGGTCTTTGAAAAAGGCGAAGGCGGCTACCTCACCGCTCCTGAATACAGCAGCAATCCGGGTGTTTACCGCGTGGCTGCAACAGGCGGTACGCCAGTGCTGGTCAGCCGTGATCATGCGCAGCCGCATTTCGGCGCCGCGAATGATCGAATCTTCATGACCGGAAGCGAAGGCGGCTCGCAAATGCTCGTCTCTACCGATCTCAACGGACAGGACGCTCGCACCCACGCAACCGGAGAAATGGTGACGGGCTATCACGTATCTCCCACCGGAAAATTCGTTGCCTTCACCGAGAATTACGATGCTTTCGTTATGCCGCTGATGCCGGGCGGGCAGACTGTCAGCGTTTCAGGCAGCGGAGGCAATCTGCCTGTTGTCGAAGTGTCCGATTCAGCCGCGGATTTTGTCCATTGGGCAAGCGGTGGCGAACGGTTGCACTGGTCGCTTGGGCCGGTGCTCTACGCCGCCAATCTCGCCAATCTATTTCCTTCCGCACCACCCGCTGAAGGGGAGGAGCGCGCCAGCTTTACCCCGCCAACAAGCGGGATTTCCATGCTGCGCACTGTCCAGGCTGACAGGCATGATGGCGCACTTGCGATCACCGGCGCACGCATCATCACCATGGCGGGCGAAGATGGCGGAGTAATCGAAAACGGCACCATTCTGATTGACGGCGACATCATTTCCGCAGTCGGACCTGCAGCAGAAATCGTCATTCCGGCTGGCACGCCGACACTCGATGCAAGCGGTCGCACAATCATGCCGGGAATCGTAGATGCCCATGCGCATGGACCGGTATCGGCAGATGGCGTGGTGCCCCAGCAGAACTGGAGCCTGATGCAGGCGCTGGCGCTGGGCACGACCACTATTCATGATCCTTCCAGCGATTCGCCCTTCTTCGTGGCCGAAGATATGCAGCGCACCGGCATGATCCTTGCGCCGCGCATGTTTTCGACCGGACGCATCATTTATGGCGCGCGTAATCCCTATGCCTATGCCCAGATAGACTCGCTTGACGATGCGCTGGATCATGTCCGCCGCCTGCGCGCAGAAGGCGCGTCCAGCGTGAAGAACTACAATCAGCCCCGGCGTGAACAACGGCAGATGGTGGTCGAGGCGGCACGCCGCGAAAACATGCTCGTGGTGGCAGAAGGCGGGTCACTCTTCGGTATGGACCTGAACCTGATAGCCGATGGCAATTCGACGTTGGAGCACAATATTCCGGTCGAGTTTCTTTACGAGGATGTCCTGCAGTTCATGGCGCAGGCCAACACCAACTACACGCCGACGCTGGTTGTCGGCTATGGTGGTCTTGCAGGCGACCCGTATTGGCGGCAGGCGACCAATGTCTTCGAGCAGCCTCTGCTCAATGCCCATACGCCCCCGGCAATCCTGCGGGCTGGCAATGCGCGCCGCACCACGGCGCCCGAAGGCGATTTCGTTGATGACGATGTCGCGCGTGAAGCAAAGAAGCTCTCGGATCGCGGCGTCATCGTATCCATCGGAGCCCATGGCCAGCAGGCCGGCATCGCCGCGCATTGGGAGATCTGGTCCTTCGTGCGCGGCGGGATGACCCCGCTCGAAGCATTGCAGACAGCCACGATTTCGGCCGCGCGTTCGCTGGGCATGGATAGTGAGATTGGCTCGCTCGAAACTGGCAAACTGGCTGATCTCGTGATCCTTGCCGGCAATCCGCTGGACAATATCCGCAGCACTGAACAGGTCGAGACAGTTGTCCTTGGTGGACGCGCCTATGATGCCCGGACGCTGAATGAAACCGCCACGGGAGATGCTCGTCGCGCACCCTATTGGTGGGAGGACTAG
- a CDS encoding HpcH/HpaI aldolase/citrate lyase family protein has protein sequence MKMRSLLFVPADRPERYLRAAQSGADAIIIDLEDSVSPANKQAGRESVADFLQTASETPVIVRVNPLDSGETAADLAAILPQPPDAVMLPKAEGAASVQRLVHLMDGAQMPVIPIGTETPAAIFELGTYRDVKTPMIGLTWGAEDLPAAIGATSAREPDGKYTPPIETARSLILFAAHAAGVPAIETVYPDIRDLEGLAAYAARGRRDGFSGMMAIHPAQVDVINHAFTSTQEEVARARAIIDAFEQNPGAGTLQLDGRMIDRPHLLQARRLLGES, from the coding sequence GTGAAGATGCGAAGCCTTTTGTTTGTCCCCGCCGATCGGCCAGAACGCTATCTCAGGGCAGCCCAAAGCGGAGCTGACGCGATCATCATCGATCTTGAGGATTCGGTGTCACCTGCCAATAAACAGGCGGGCCGCGAAAGTGTGGCGGACTTCTTGCAAACTGCAAGTGAAACGCCGGTAATTGTCCGGGTCAACCCGCTCGATAGCGGAGAAACTGCCGCCGATCTTGCCGCAATCCTGCCACAGCCACCTGATGCGGTGATGCTGCCCAAGGCTGAAGGCGCGGCGAGCGTTCAAAGGCTGGTGCACCTTATGGATGGCGCGCAGATGCCCGTTATTCCTATCGGAACAGAGACACCCGCGGCGATATTCGAACTTGGCACCTATCGCGATGTGAAAACGCCAATGATCGGCCTGACCTGGGGCGCGGAGGATTTGCCGGCTGCGATCGGGGCGACATCTGCGCGCGAACCGGACGGCAAATACACTCCGCCCATCGAAACGGCGCGCAGCCTCATTCTGTTTGCTGCCCATGCCGCAGGCGTGCCTGCCATAGAGACCGTTTATCCCGATATTCGCGATCTGGAAGGTCTTGCCGCCTATGCTGCGCGCGGTCGGCGTGACGGGTTTTCGGGCATGATGGCAATCCACCCGGCACAAGTCGACGTGATCAATCATGCCTTCACTTCAACGCAGGAGGAGGTCGCGCGCGCGCGCGCGATCATCGACGCGTTCGAGCAGAATCCCGGCGCGGGGACGCTGCAGCTTGATGGCAGGATGATCGATCGACCGCATCTGCTGCAGGCCCGTCGATTGCTGGGAGAAAGCTGA
- a CDS encoding MaoC family dehydratase: protein MAGKFFEQWEVGEKIAHEIRRTVTETDNLLFSTMTHNPQPLHLDLEVAKASEFGQILVNGTFTFSLMVGLTVADTTIGTLVANLGYDKLRHPNPTFLGDTLRAETDVVEKRQSKSRPGSGIVTFQHRLLNQRDEVACECLRMALIQGAEA from the coding sequence CTGGCAAGTTTTTTGAGCAATGGGAAGTGGGTGAGAAGATTGCCCATGAAATCCGGCGCACAGTGACGGAAACGGATAATCTGCTCTTTTCCACCATGACGCATAATCCGCAGCCGCTTCACCTCGATCTTGAGGTAGCCAAGGCAAGCGAGTTCGGGCAAATATTGGTCAATGGCACCTTCACCTTTTCCCTCATGGTAGGCCTGACGGTAGCAGACACTACGATTGGCACGCTGGTTGCCAATCTGGGGTATGACAAGCTGCGGCACCCCAACCCGACATTCCTTGGCGACACGTTGAGAGCCGAAACTGACGTGGTGGAGAAGCGTCAGAGCAAATCGCGGCCGGGATCGGGCATTGTGACGTTTCAGCACCGCTTGCTCAACCAGCGTGACGAAGTGGCATGTGAGTGCCTGCGCATGGCTCTTATACAGGGTGCCGAAGCGTGA